One genomic window of Struthio camelus isolate bStrCam1 chromosome 1, bStrCam1.hap1, whole genome shotgun sequence includes the following:
- the PLCXD1 gene encoding PI-PLC X domain-containing protein 1 isoform X3 has protein sequence MEGPLQTSIHLCHENGQWMSQLPENLWDVPLYNLSLPGSHDTMTYCLDKNSAVSDNESKLVNFLNKWMPCIVHPIIMKWSTTQDILCEVVKWLETHPQEVVILACRNFDGLTKKLHCHLIARIKEIFQCKLCPRNVVPTLRTMWQCGYQVIISYEEEILVKEHCELWPAIPYWWGNKTATRELIQYLECMKQIGRPGRFFVAGINLTENLAYILVHPFGSLKKMTLQNLPYLKIWVKQQYPGPKKECINIIAGDFIGNNDFVKDVIELNTKINPPLYCHSKGAGGNTISFSAS, from the exons ATGGAAGGCCCTTTGCAAACGTCCATTCACCTGTGCCATGAAAATGGTCAGTGGATGTCACAATTACCGGAAAATCTCTGGGATGTTCCCCTCTATAACTTATCTCTTCCAG GGAGTCATGATACCATGACCTACTGTTTGGATAAAAACTCTGCTGTTAGTGACAATGAATCAAAACTggtgaattttttaaataaatggatgCCCTGCATTGTACATCCTATTATTATGAAGTGGTCTACGACACAG GATATTCTGTGCGAAGTCGTAAAGTGGTTGGAAACTCATCCTCAGGAAGTTGTTATCTTAGCCTGTAGGAATTTTGATGGATTAACCAAGAAGCTTCACTGTCATCTCATTGCCCGCATAAAAGAGATTTTCCAGTGTAAACTGTGTCCCAGAAAT GTGGTGCCGACACTGCGGACCATGTGGCAGTGTGGGTATCAAGTGATAATCTCGTATGAAGAGGAGATCCTAGTGAAGGAGCACTGTGAACTGTGGCCTGCGATTCCATACTGGTGGGGAAACAAAACTGCCACTCGTGAACTAATCCAGTATTTAGAATGCATGAAGCAGATAGGCCGTCCAG GAAGATTCTTTGTAGCAGGGATTAACCTTACTGAAAATTTAGCATATATTCTTGTACACCCATTTGGATCATTGAAGAAAATGACACTCCAGAATCTTCCATACCTGAAAATCTGGGTAAAGCAACAGTATCCAGGAccaaaaaaagaatgtattaacATCATTGCTGGGGACTTCATAGGAAATAATGACTTTGTCAAAGATGTGATAGAACTTAACACAAAAATTAATCCTCCATTATACTGTCATAGCAAAGGGGCTGGAGGAAATACCATTTCATTCTCAGCTTCTTAA
- the PLCXD1 gene encoding PI-PLC X domain-containing protein 1 isoform X2: MTYCLDKNSAVSDNESKLVNFLNKWMPCIVHPIIMKWSTTQELNVTEQLEAGVRYLDFRIAHKANDPSMNLYFVHMLYTTVTVQDILCEVVKWLETHPQEVVILACRNFDGLTKKLHCHLIARIKEIFQCKLCPRNVVPTLRTMWQCGYQVIISYEEEILVKEHCELWPAIPYWWGNKTATRELIQYLECMKQIGRPGRFFVAGINLTENLAYILVHPFGSLKKMTLQNLPYLKIWVKQQYPGPKKECINIIAGDFIGNNDFVKDVIELNTKINPPLYCHSKGAGGNTISFSAS; the protein is encoded by the exons ATGACCTACTGTTTGGATAAAAACTCTGCTGTTAGTGACAATGAATCAAAACTggtgaattttttaaataaatggatgCCCTGCATTGTACATCCTATTATTATGAAGTGGTCTACGACACAG GAACTGAATGTGACAGAGCAACTTGAGGCTGGAGTTAGATATTTGGATTTTAGGATTGCCCACAAGGCTAACGATCCATCTATGAATTTGTACTTCGTGCATATGCTTTACACGACTGTTACGGTTCAG GATATTCTGTGCGAAGTCGTAAAGTGGTTGGAAACTCATCCTCAGGAAGTTGTTATCTTAGCCTGTAGGAATTTTGATGGATTAACCAAGAAGCTTCACTGTCATCTCATTGCCCGCATAAAAGAGATTTTCCAGTGTAAACTGTGTCCCAGAAAT GTGGTGCCGACACTGCGGACCATGTGGCAGTGTGGGTATCAAGTGATAATCTCGTATGAAGAGGAGATCCTAGTGAAGGAGCACTGTGAACTGTGGCCTGCGATTCCATACTGGTGGGGAAACAAAACTGCCACTCGTGAACTAATCCAGTATTTAGAATGCATGAAGCAGATAGGCCGTCCAG GAAGATTCTTTGTAGCAGGGATTAACCTTACTGAAAATTTAGCATATATTCTTGTACACCCATTTGGATCATTGAAGAAAATGACACTCCAGAATCTTCCATACCTGAAAATCTGGGTAAAGCAACAGTATCCAGGAccaaaaaaagaatgtattaacATCATTGCTGGGGACTTCATAGGAAATAATGACTTTGTCAAAGATGTGATAGAACTTAACACAAAAATTAATCCTCCATTATACTGTCATAGCAAAGGGGCTGGAGGAAATACCATTTCATTCTCAGCTTCTTAA
- the PLCXD1 gene encoding PI-PLC X domain-containing protein 1 isoform X1 codes for MEGPLQTSIHLCHENGQWMSQLPENLWDVPLYNLSLPGSHDTMTYCLDKNSAVSDNESKLVNFLNKWMPCIVHPIIMKWSTTQELNVTEQLEAGVRYLDFRIAHKANDPSMNLYFVHMLYTTVTVQDILCEVVKWLETHPQEVVILACRNFDGLTKKLHCHLIARIKEIFQCKLCPRNVVPTLRTMWQCGYQVIISYEEEILVKEHCELWPAIPYWWGNKTATRELIQYLECMKQIGRPGRFFVAGINLTENLAYILVHPFGSLKKMTLQNLPYLKIWVKQQYPGPKKECINIIAGDFIGNNDFVKDVIELNTKINPPLYCHSKGAGGNTISFSAS; via the exons ATGGAAGGCCCTTTGCAAACGTCCATTCACCTGTGCCATGAAAATGGTCAGTGGATGTCACAATTACCGGAAAATCTCTGGGATGTTCCCCTCTATAACTTATCTCTTCCAG GGAGTCATGATACCATGACCTACTGTTTGGATAAAAACTCTGCTGTTAGTGACAATGAATCAAAACTggtgaattttttaaataaatggatgCCCTGCATTGTACATCCTATTATTATGAAGTGGTCTACGACACAG GAACTGAATGTGACAGAGCAACTTGAGGCTGGAGTTAGATATTTGGATTTTAGGATTGCCCACAAGGCTAACGATCCATCTATGAATTTGTACTTCGTGCATATGCTTTACACGACTGTTACGGTTCAG GATATTCTGTGCGAAGTCGTAAAGTGGTTGGAAACTCATCCTCAGGAAGTTGTTATCTTAGCCTGTAGGAATTTTGATGGATTAACCAAGAAGCTTCACTGTCATCTCATTGCCCGCATAAAAGAGATTTTCCAGTGTAAACTGTGTCCCAGAAAT GTGGTGCCGACACTGCGGACCATGTGGCAGTGTGGGTATCAAGTGATAATCTCGTATGAAGAGGAGATCCTAGTGAAGGAGCACTGTGAACTGTGGCCTGCGATTCCATACTGGTGGGGAAACAAAACTGCCACTCGTGAACTAATCCAGTATTTAGAATGCATGAAGCAGATAGGCCGTCCAG GAAGATTCTTTGTAGCAGGGATTAACCTTACTGAAAATTTAGCATATATTCTTGTACACCCATTTGGATCATTGAAGAAAATGACACTCCAGAATCTTCCATACCTGAAAATCTGGGTAAAGCAACAGTATCCAGGAccaaaaaaagaatgtattaacATCATTGCTGGGGACTTCATAGGAAATAATGACTTTGTCAAAGATGTGATAGAACTTAACACAAAAATTAATCCTCCATTATACTGTCATAGCAAAGGGGCTGGAGGAAATACCATTTCATTCTCAGCTTCTTAA